Part of the Sodalinema gerasimenkoae IPPAS B-353 genome is shown below.
CCAAAGAACTGCTGTCAGTACCAGCGCTAGTAGTCGTCGCATAAGAATGCTTTCCTTGGATATCAAAACTTAAAATGATATCTTTGATGACCGCGATGTCAGTATCGGGGTCACTGTCAAAGATATCTGGCTAGCATCCTATCATAAAAGATATCGCTTCCTGGAGAGCCTTTCAGAGTAAATGACCACAATCCTGGCTATTGAAACAAGTTGTGACGAAACTGCCGTAGCAATTGTTAAAAAACGTCAAGTTTTAAGTAGTATTGTTACATCTCAAATTGAAACTCATCGTCGTTATGGAGGGGTGGTTCCTGAGGTGGCCTCCCGTCAACATTTAGAATTGCTCGGTGAGGCGATCGCCCAAAGTTTAGACCAGGCGAATCTTCATCCGAGTCAACTCGATGGCATTGCCGCCACCTGCACCCCCGGTTTAGTGGGGTCGTTACTGGTTGGGGTGATGGCCGCCAAAACCCTAGCCCTTGTCCATGAGAAGCCCTTTCTCGGGGTGCATCATCTCGAAGGACATCTCTATGCCTCCTATCTGACAGACCCCAGCTTGGAACCGCCATTTCTCTGTTTGCTAGTCTCTGGGGGGCATACTAGCTTAATTCACGTGAAAACCTGTGGCGACTATGAGACTCTAGGGCAAACGCGGGATGATGCAGCGGGGGAAGCCTTTGATAAGGTGGCTCGCTTGCTCAAGTTGGGCTATCCAGGGGGACCGGAGATTGATCGCTTAGCACAAGAGGGAAACCCGGACGCTTTTCCGCTGCCGGAAGGTCGAGTCAAACTCCCCGGTGGGGGGATTCATCCCTATGATGCCAGCTATAGTGGCTTGAAAACGGCTGTCATGCGCTTGGTGCAAAAACTAGAGGCAACCGGTGCAGAACTCCCTGTGGCAGACTTGGCCGCCAGTTTCCAAAAAACGGTGGTGCGATCGCTCGTCAAACGAACCCTCCGCTGCGCCCTAGACCATAACTTAACCACCATCGCCGTCGGGGGCGGGGTGGCAGCTAATCGGGGCTTACGGACGGCCCTAACGGCGGCGGCTGAGGCGCAAGGGTTACGGGTTCTCTTTCCCCCGATGAGCTACTGCACCGATAATGCCGCCATGATTGGCTGTGCGGCCTCAGAACACCTCAGCCGAGGGCATACCTCACCCTTAACCTTGGGGGTACGCTCTCGGCTGCCGGTTTCGGAGGCAATGACACTCTATGCCAGGACTTGAAGGGTTACCGATCTAGTCCTGATTGCCATCTAGATAGGCTTTGAGAGCGTCACTGGCTAGGTCTAACATCGGTTTGCCAGACCGGAGGGATTCCTGTTTGAGACGCTCATACACCTCGTCATAAATGCGAATCCGATGCCGTTCCTTGCGCTTGGGCTTGAGGGTGGAGGGGTCATACCCATCGGAGAACGCCTGTAGGCCGTCCATGCCGATGCGATCGCAGAAATCGCCAAAGCTTTCGCCGGGTTTACGATCCTGCTTGAAGTACACAAACAACGGCTCCAGGACGGTTTCTAACTCATCGGCAGCCACGCGATCGCGATAGACTTGCGCCAAACGAGTTTGATGGGGATCGGCTCCTAACCACATCTGATAGACATTGGGAGCGCGACCGACAAAGCCTAACTCGGCAATATAGGGACGAGCGCAACCATTGGGACAACCGGTCATACGGATGACAAACTCCTCTTTCTGGAGTCCCACCCGAATCAGTAACTTACGAATGCGCGTCAAAATATCGGGGATAGCCCGCTCAGACTCCGCAATAGCCAGACCACAGGTGGGCAGCGCGGGACAGGCCATCGACAGCCGTTTGAGGGAATCTAATCCTTCTAGAGACTGCACCCCTGCTTCTCGTAAAATCCCATTAATGGCCTCACGATGACTGGGGTCAATATCGTAAATCAAGAGGTTTTGGTGGGGCGTCAGACGCATCGGCAAGTTATAGGTCTCGATGATGGTCCGTAGGGCATCCCGTAGCTTCCAATCTCCATAATTAGCAATGCGTCCGTTTTGTACCCAAAGTCCGAGAAACAGGCGGCCATCCCCCTGTTCATGCCAGCCGAGATTGTCCTCATAGCGCCATTCCGGGAGAGGTTGGTAGGGCTGTAGGGGTTTACCAAAATAGTCCTCTACGGTGCTGCGGAATTTTTCCACGCCCCAGTCATGAAGGAGGTATTTCAGCCGGGCATGACGGCGGTTATGGCGATCGCCGTAGTCGCGCTGGGTGGCAACAATGGCTTTCACCAGGTCATAAATATCGGCTTTATCCACATAGCCAATTTCGTCAGCGAGGCGCGGGAAGGTTTCTTCCTTATTATGAGTTCGGGCCAAGCCACCACCGGCGAGGATGTTAAACCCTTGTAGTTGTCCCTGGTCGTTACTGACGAGAACTAAGGATAAATCTTGTGAGTACAAGTCAACGGAGTTATCACCAGGAACCGTGACACAGCTCTTGAATTTACGGGGCATATAATGTTCCCCATAAATTGGCTCTTCTTTATCCTTAAAGATGGTTCCGTTGCCGTTGCGTTGGCGAGCGGCTTTGACTTCGGGCGCTTCTTCCCCGGAAATGGCTTTTTCACCATCGAGCCAAATTTCATAGTAGGCGCCGCTTTGGGGAGTGAGTAAGTCGGCAATGCGATCGGCATACTCCCAAGCTAGGGCATACTCAGGGCGATTTTTGAAGGGGGCCGGGGGGGCCATCACGTTGCGGTTCAGGTCGCCGCAGGCCCCGAGGGTGGAGCCGAGGTTGCGGACAATGGCGCTAATGGTGGCTTTGAGATTTTTTTTCAGGATGCCGTGGAGTTGGAATCCTTGACGAGTGGTAACCCGCAGGGTTTCATTCCCATAGTCCGAGGCGAGGCGATCGAGGGTCAAATACAGTTGAGCGGGGATAAAGCCACCGGGGTTACGGGTGCGGATCATCATCTGATAATCCTTTTCTTGTCCTTTAACCCGATTGTCTCGATTGTCTTGCTGATAGGAGCCGTGAAACTTTAGGATTTGAATCCCCGCTTCGCTGAAGTGGGTGGTATCTTCGAGAATTTCTGTGGCAACGGGTTCGCGTAAAAAGGCGCTGCGTTCTTTAATGCCTTCTAATTTCGAGAGTTTACGTTCGCTAGAGTTAGGGGTCAGCGTAGCCATGCTTTAACAGGGTGAGAGTACGTGCTTACGGTCTCACGTCCTTACCAATTGGAGGAATGGAGACCATAACGGATTACCACCGACTCAGACTCATTAAGTCCTGAACTCCGGTAATCCGGTCGAGATTGTGGAGAATACGTCTTGCACCTCATTTTAGCATCCCTGGGGGGACGCATGAGGGGCCCTGAAATCAATCTTTGGAATTTCTAGAATTTCGGCTTAGGGGGAGCCGGTATCTTCTAAATTGCCACCGACAACCCAACCTTCTTGATTACTAGACTGGGAGCGAACTCGTTGCCAAGCCCCTCCCTGAGCGTCTTCTAGGACGGTGACCCGTTCATTAAAAGCAATCCCTCCCAGGCTCGCGGCATCATAACTGGGATTATCTCGTAGTAGTAAGCCCTCGGGCCAGGTGACGCGAGCTTCATAGAGGCCCGGGTCTGGGGTGGGTTCAGGTTCCGGGGTGGGTTCGGGTTCCGGAGTCGCTTCGGCTTCTGGGGTGGTACTGACGGGGGTCGCCGTTTGGGTTTCGGCGGTCTCAAACTCCGGTCTGGGGGGCAGGGCCGTCAGCCGGGCTACCAGATAGAGGGAGGCCGCAACCGCACCACCAATGGTTAGGGCGATCGCCAACGTGAACCCGAGAATAAATTTAGCTAAGTTGGACAGATTCATAGAGAGAGGCGGGTGTTACGATTCACCGCGTAGTTGTCCTTGGATACGACTCGATAAACTTCCTTGACGGGATGCCAAACGCGCTTTACCGGACCGGGCCCAGTCTTGGAGAAACTGGATTTGGTCTTGAGCGGTACGAGCCAGGGGCACAATTTGGCTGGCTGCTTCTAGAATATCCTGGGTGGTAAAGTCGCGATCCTGACTAAAGCCAATGTGCATGGCTTCAACGATCATTTGTTCAATCTCGGCCCCAGAAAAGTCGGGGGTTTCATAGGCGAGGCGATCGAGATCGTAGTTGGCTAGGTTATGGGGTCGTAAGCGGGATAGATGCACGGAAAAAATTTCTCGTCGTTCGGCCTGGCTGGGCAACCCGACAAAGAAAATTTCATCAAAACGACCTTTACGCAAGATTTCTGGGGGTAAAACTTGGATATTATTGGCGGTGGCGACCACAAAGACGGGGGAGTCTTTCTCGGCCAGCCAGGTGATAAAGGTGCCAAATACACGGCTGGTGGTTCCGCCATCACCGCTTCCTCCGAGTCCGGCGAAGGCCTTATCGATTTCATCAATCCAGAGAACGCAGGGGGCCAGGGCTTCAGCCACTTGAATCATCTGGCGGGTGCGGGATTCGGATTCTCCCACGAGGCCCGCGAAGAGTCGCCCTACGTCTAAGCGTAGCAGGGGTAGATGCCAGTGATGGGCGATCGCCTTGGCACTCAGAGATTTGCCGGTTCCCTGAATCCCCACCAGCAGTAAGCCTCGGGGATAGGGCAAACCGTAGTCGCGAGCTTGTTCTGAGAAGCCTCCCCCTCGCCGTAGTAGCCAATCCTTGAGGTTATCGAGACCGCCAATGTCACTAATGTTTTCGGTGGCCCCGTAAAATTCCAGGATTTGGGTGCGGCGGATGGTTTGGCGTTTTTCTTCGAGGATGAGGTCAACGTCTTGGGGTTCGAGTTGGCCATGGGTGGCGATCGCCCGGGCCAGAACCCGACGAATCCGCTCTAAGGATAGGCCCTGACACGAGCGCACCATCTCATCGAGGAGGCGATCGCCCAAGGGCCGGCCGGTCGCCGATAACAGGCCCTCAACTTCCTGACGAATTTCCTCAGCGGTCGGGAGGGAAAACTCAATCACCGTCAACACTTCGCTCAAGTCCTCGGGAATGCTGACATTTGGGGCCAACAGCACCAAGTTTTTCGGTTGAGACTTGAGGAGTCGGGCTAAGTTGCGCAGTTTACGGGAGATAGAAATATCATCGAGGAAGCGATGAAAGTCTCGCAAAATAAAGACTGCTGGGGCATTGGCGGGCAACTTCTCCACCTGTTCTAGGGCTTGTAAGGGGTTGCGTCGGGCGCTCCCGGCATCGTTGGCATTGCCCTGATAGCCCTCGACAAAATCCCAGATATACACGGCACGATTGCCCTGACTCTTGGCCGATTGCTGAATACTGGTTTCGACTCGTTCTTCTTCCAGGGTGGAAATGTAGAGAATCGGGTAGCGGGCCCGTAGCAGCAGTTCAAATTCGTCTTTAAAACTCATGTGTTAACGAGTTGGCTCACTTGGGAGTTTTCCTTTGAGATCTTGCAAGGCGGCCCAACGGCGATCGATTATCGGCGGGGTTGCCGTCTCTACGTCAATGCCACCACAGTCTTGACGACAGAGTTTGCGGTGAGGTAGGGCGAGGCATAACTGTTCATAGACCCAATCTTGGGGGTCGAAGTGACCCTCAGGATGCAAGCTTTCGGTCAGTTCTTCGCTGAGAACTTCTTGTTCGAGGGGGAGATCGTCGACACGACCGGCGTTGACATCGAGCCAAATCACCTCTTCAGGGGAGATATTGAGGCGATGGTTATATTGTTGCAGGCAGCGATCGCAGGTCAGGGTCACGATCGCCTCTAATGTGGCACTAATCTGTAGATAGGTTCCCTCATGGGCCACCGACACTGTCCCCCGCACCGGCATTAGGGTCTCCAATTCTGGGATAAACTGCTTGAAATCAATGACCTCCGTTTTTTGCGGTGCTTTCAGTAGAGATGGCACATAAATCGATTCCATTGTCAAGTCCTCCCGAACGGTGACGGTGCAGCCCAAGTTAGCTTGGTTTCGGTAACAATCTGCTGCGATTTTAACAAACTCCCCCCCAGCCGCAGCAAAACCTGTCCCGGTTTAGTTTCGGAACAGGCCTGTCGCTCAAATCGGCGCAGCTTAAGACTGACCGGCTTTTTTCTTGCGTTTTGGCTCAAACGGCAACTCTTGACGAGATCCCTCTTTGGCTTTCGCTTTTTCTTGAGCATCCACAATTTTTTGCAGATTTTCTGGGAGGGGTTCCCGAGACAAAATAAAGGTCTGTAGGGTTTGAAAGATGTTGGCAACCACCATGTACATCAGCACCCCAGCCGGAAGTGGGAAAAATAGGAACATCCCCGAAAAAATCACCGGCGTCAGCTTGCTGATGGTTTGCTGCTGAGGGTTGGCATTACTATCCTGTCCCTGTCCCGAAAGAATCTGGTTGAGATACAAACTCAAGCCAAAGAACAAGACCATCCCCACAATATCCCAGTGGATTTCGCCATTGTCCCCCGTTGCCCCAACACGGCCAAGGGCTTGAATAAACAGGAACCCTTTCTCCGCCGCCAAGCCGGGAATTTTGCCCTCTAAGGTGACTTTCCCCGGTTGTAGAGCCTCTAGGGTTCCATCCTCACGGATGTTAACCCGATTCTCCCCATCCTTGATTTGCCATTGGGGTTTAACCTCTGGGTTATCGTAGTCTTGCAGCAACTGTTGCAGAGGTGTCCCATCTAGGGATTGAAACTCTAGATTGACCTGTTCACCCACCACTAGGCGATTTCCAGCAGGTAACACCGCTGCAATTTGCTTGTGAACCCCATCGGTAACATAGATATTTTTGGGGTCACTGGTGTACACCTGAGGCTGAATGCGCTCAATCTGCTCCCGAGGGAAAATCTCAACATCCACCTGGTAGCCAATGTCGGCAAAGGGCGATCCCCGTAGGGTGGCAAACAAGGCAAATAGCACCGGCATTTGCACTAAAATGGGCAAACACCCCGCCAGAGGATTGCCAAATTCCTTGTAAACAGCACTCATTTCTTCCTGCTGTTTTGCCGGATCATCTTTATAGCGTTCTTGAACTTCTTTTACCCGTTTCTGCATGGCCGGTTGCGCGACTCGCATCCGACGCATACTGCGGATCGATTTGGCGCTGAGGGGGTAAAGCGCGAATCGGATCACCAGGGTTAGGGCAACAATTGCCAGTCCGTAGCTCGGCACGATCCCATAGAATAAATCTAGGATCGGCAGCATTACGTTATTGGAGAGAAAACCAACACCAAAATCCATTACGTTTTACGCCAATTTCTGCGCTGTGATATCGTCAATTCTGACCCAATCTTAATAAGTGGTTTGAGGATTATTGTCCTAAAGCGCCACTAACCTGTTGGGCCTCGGGGGACAAATGCTCTTGAATGTAATTGTACACCTCTCGAAATTGAGGGACGGCTCGGAGTTCGAGTCGGCTACCTCCTTCGAGGGTTAACACCATATCGCCCCAGAGTCCGAAGCCTCGGGGAACGGTGACAACTTTTGAAATTTCTGAGTACACGACATCGGTGCGATCGCGCCCCATCCAGCCTCCCGTTACCGAGAGACGACGGTTCGTAATCCGAAACCGCAGCCAGAGGGCACGGATTACCGCACCTACGGTTAGGGGCAAGCCAATGACCGTTAAGCCAATTAGGATATTGAAAACGAGGTCACCGATATGGGGACCTCCTTCATAAAAGACTTCCTCACGAATGCCCATTGAGTACCTCAATTCTTGCCAACAACTGCTCTAATTCTGGCAGAAAGTGTCGTGAATTGCACTCTTTGGCCTCTGGGTAAGCGATGATAATCACATCCCAACCGGGCTGGACTCGGGGGAGTAACTGGCGCAATGCGGCTCGAAGGCGTCGTTTAATTTGATTGCGGACAACGGCTTTTTTACTGATTTTGCGACCCACACTGATGCCAAAGCGAGTTGGGGGAACGGAGTCAGTGCTGTTCCCCTCGTTCGCGGGTTGGGATTGGCGATAGGCCCGTAATCCCAGTACTCGACTGCGGGCACGACGGCCGCGCTGATAAACCGTTTGAAAGTCTTTCCAATGGCGAAGTCGATGAGCCTGAGGTAGCACCAGGATTCCTAGACAGAAAGCCGGGCCCGCCCTTTACGACGACGAGAGTTGATGACTCGCCGCCCGGTTTTAATGCGCATCCGAGCGCGGAAGCCGGAGGTGCGTTTGCGTTTGCGGACGGTTCCGCCGAAGGTTCGTTTGGTCATGGGTTAAGCGTGTGGTTGACAAATATGCAGTTTACCATTCTACATCAAAATCCCCTGGGCACTGCCAGGGGATTCAGGATTTTTCAGTTTCTCGGTCACTCTCATTAAGCGGCCATTGCCGAGCTGATGCCGCTGTAAGAGAGTTGACCGTAGCAGGGGTTAGCGGGGGCTAATATTCAACACCCAGGTTCCCAGATAGCGAGCCATGGGGAGGTCTCCAGGACTAAACACCCGAGCGTTGAAGTAGTACATCCCGCCAAAGCGGGGATTGCGGACATTGGAAAAGACGATTTCGATATCATTCCCTGCCGAAATTGGCTCGACGGGATAGATTTCGATGACTTGGTTCTCCTCATCCCAAATCACGTCTTCTAGGGGAATGACCTCGTAGTCGCGGTTTTGCCGAACTCTCACTTGTACCGGCTGCCGGTGTGGTTCCCGGTCTGGATTGAGATTGACATCAAATTGACCATCGTAGTAATCCGGGTAATCAATGGAGAATTGATTGACGGCAAAGCTCATTTTGTCAGCGGGAATCCGCAAACGATAGCGATCGCGCGGATGTCCAGTTCGGCCATAGTCAAGCCGAAAGCTGAGTTGATTTTCCCGTCGTGGGCCGCCGAAGAGGGTAAATCCCGGCAACCCTTGCGCGGTTACTTCGGGGGGAGCGGCAACGGCTAAGGCCCCGATGATCAAACTTGCAGATAACCAACGTTTCATAAGGACTCCTCATCTAGATCGCAAAAGTGGTGTGATGGTTGGGGATGGTGTGATCGCAGTTTCTTGACAATGTTAACCAATGTATCAATAGCCATGGTCAACTGTCACGATCGGTCATGGGTTTGGCGATCGCCCACTCCTGAGCCGGTCAACCCTAACACTCAGAACAGGCTACAGTTAGGATCATGCTCCAACTCAAGCGCCTCATCTACTGGGACTCCCAGCCTGGCATTCCAGGGGTTTGCCAGAAAATCTTAACCTTGGAGAGGCAAGAGGTTGGATAAATATCCGAATTAGCTGACATTTCTGGTGCCTCAGGAGACGGGAACTCCTCTTCAGTATTACGATTGGTCTTAAGACAAGTTAAAGAGCCTGTGCCAGTTTATAGAGATTGATCTACCATTCCCTGTAGATAGAAGCAGATATGATCGGGCCCTTGTCCTTAAGGGGCAGAGCCATGACGGCTAACCCAACTGTCTCAGGTCGTATCACGGGTTGCACCACTTGTCCGATCCGTTTGGTCATCGCGAACTGATCGTCAAGCCATCCCATCGCTAAAATCGCAGCATTAAACCCGTAGAGGAGTCTTCATGAAAGTTGCAGTTGCCAAAGAAATCGAGGTCGGGGAGCGCCGCGTTGCACTCATTCCCGACATCGTTGCTCGGCTGAGCAAAAAGGGACTCGATATCTCTATCGAAGCCGGAGCCGGTGAGGGATCGTTTTTTCCTGACTCGGCCTATGAAGCCGCCGGGGCGAAAATTGTCTCAGATCCCAGTCAAATTTGGCAGGGACATGATGTGCTGTTAAAAGTTGCCCCGCCCACTCCTGAGGAGGTTGATCGCCTCAGTCCTGAGACTGCCTTGATCAGTTTTCTCAACCCCTTGGCTAATGCTGAGCTGATGCAGCAGATTGCCCAGCGAGGCATTACCGCCCTGAGTATGGAGCTAATCCCTCGGACCAGTCGCGCCCAGAGTATGGATGCCCTCTCATCTCAAGCTGGGGTAGCCGGTTATAAGGCTGTTCTCGTGGCCGCTTCAGCGTTGCCCAAATTCTTCCCTATGCTCACCACGGCTGCCGGAACCATTCGTCCCGCCAAGGTCTTTATCGTCGGGGCTGGGGTCGCTGGTCTACAGGCGATCGCCACCAGTCGTCGTCTCGGCGCCGTGGTCGAAGCCTTTGACATCCGCCCGGCGGTGAAGGAGGAAGTGCAAAGTCTCGGCGCCAAGTTTGTGGAGGTGGAACTCGAAGAAGATACCGTCGCCAAAGGTGGTTACGCCAAGGAACTCTCAGAAGCCTCGAAACAGAAAACCCAGGAAGCCATCTCCAATAGCGTAGCCCAATCGGATGTGGTCATTACCACAGCCCAAGTTCCGGGCAAAAAAGCTCCTCGCATCATCACCGATGACATGATTACCCGGATGCGCCCCGGTTCCGTGGTCGTGGATTTAGCCGCCCAACAGGGAGGCAACTGTGAAGGGACTGAAGCCGGGGGCCATGTGGTGCGTCACGGTGTTACCCTCATTGGTCCGGTCAACCTGCCCTCCTCCATGCCGGTTCACGCCAGTCAGATGTACGCCAAGAATATTTCCACCTTCTTGGATTATCTGATTCAGGATGACCAGCTGAACCTAGATTTCGAGGATGACATCCCCAGCGAGACCTGCGTCACCTTTAAGGGGGAGATCCGTAACGAGCGGGTTCGTCAGGCGTTGGGCGTGACCTCCGTAGCCTAAGCTGACCTGATGGGTTTGACCTTCGAACTCACAGGCTCTGGCCCCATTAACAAGACTGGATTTGTCCAGAGGAATTTTGACATGACTGACCCGATTATTGCCGCACTGTTTATTTTTGTCCTCGCCTCCTTTGCTGGCTTTGAGGTCAT
Proteins encoded:
- a CDS encoding AAA family ATPase; the protein is MSFKDEFELLLRARYPILYISTLEEERVETSIQQSAKSQGNRAVYIWDFVEGYQGNANDAGSARRNPLQALEQVEKLPANAPAVFILRDFHRFLDDISISRKLRNLARLLKSQPKNLVLLAPNVSIPEDLSEVLTVIEFSLPTAEEIRQEVEGLLSATGRPLGDRLLDEMVRSCQGLSLERIRRVLARAIATHGQLEPQDVDLILEEKRQTIRRTQILEFYGATENISDIGGLDNLKDWLLRRGGGFSEQARDYGLPYPRGLLLVGIQGTGKSLSAKAIAHHWHLPLLRLDVGRLFAGLVGESESRTRQMIQVAEALAPCVLWIDEIDKAFAGLGGSGDGGTTSRVFGTFITWLAEKDSPVFVVATANNIQVLPPEILRKGRFDEIFFVGLPSQAERREIFSVHLSRLRPHNLANYDLDRLAYETPDFSGAEIEQMIVEAMHIGFSQDRDFTTQDILEAASQIVPLARTAQDQIQFLQDWARSGKARLASRQGSLSSRIQGQLRGES
- the rpmH gene encoding 50S ribosomal protein L34: MTKRTFGGTVRKRKRTSGFRARMRIKTGRRVINSRRRKGRARLSV
- a CDS encoding Re/Si-specific NAD(P)(+) transhydrogenase subunit alpha, which codes for MKVAVAKEIEVGERRVALIPDIVARLSKKGLDISIEAGAGEGSFFPDSAYEAAGAKIVSDPSQIWQGHDVLLKVAPPTPEEVDRLSPETALISFLNPLANAELMQQIAQRGITALSMELIPRTSRAQSMDALSSQAGVAGYKAVLVAASALPKFFPMLTTAAGTIRPAKVFIVGAGVAGLQAIATSRRLGAVVEAFDIRPAVKEEVQSLGAKFVEVELEEDTVAKGGYAKELSEASKQKTQEAISNSVAQSDVVITTAQVPGKKAPRIITDDMITRMRPGSVVVDLAAQQGGNCEGTEAGGHVVRHGVTLIGPVNLPSSMPVHASQMYAKNISTFLDYLIQDDQLNLDFEDDIPSETCVTFKGEIRNERVRQALGVTSVA
- the rnpA gene encoding ribonuclease P protein component — translated: MLPQAHRLRHWKDFQTVYQRGRRARSRVLGLRAYRQSQPANEGNSTDSVPPTRFGISVGRKISKKAVVRNQIKRRLRAALRQLLPRVQPGWDVIIIAYPEAKECNSRHFLPELEQLLARIEVLNGHS
- the sir gene encoding sulfite reductase, ferredoxin dependent — translated: MATLTPNSSERKLSKLEGIKERSAFLREPVATEILEDTTHFSEAGIQILKFHGSYQQDNRDNRVKGQEKDYQMMIRTRNPGGFIPAQLYLTLDRLASDYGNETLRVTTRQGFQLHGILKKNLKATISAIVRNLGSTLGACGDLNRNVMAPPAPFKNRPEYALAWEYADRIADLLTPQSGAYYEIWLDGEKAISGEEAPEVKAARQRNGNGTIFKDKEEPIYGEHYMPRKFKSCVTVPGDNSVDLYSQDLSLVLVSNDQGQLQGFNILAGGGLARTHNKEETFPRLADEIGYVDKADIYDLVKAIVATQRDYGDRHNRRHARLKYLLHDWGVEKFRSTVEDYFGKPLQPYQPLPEWRYEDNLGWHEQGDGRLFLGLWVQNGRIANYGDWKLRDALRTIIETYNLPMRLTPHQNLLIYDIDPSHREAINGILREAGVQSLEGLDSLKRLSMACPALPTCGLAIAESERAIPDILTRIRKLLIRVGLQKEEFVIRMTGCPNGCARPYIAELGFVGRAPNVYQMWLGADPHQTRLAQVYRDRVAADELETVLEPLFVYFKQDRKPGESFGDFCDRIGMDGLQAFSDGYDPSTLKPKRKERHRIRIYDEVYERLKQESLRSGKPMLDLASDALKAYLDGNQD
- a CDS encoding PH domain-containing protein, whose protein sequence is MGIREEVFYEGGPHIGDLVFNILIGLTVIGLPLTVGAVIRALWLRFRITNRRLSVTGGWMGRDRTDVVYSEISKVVTVPRGFGLWGDMVLTLEGGSRLELRAVPQFREVYNYIQEHLSPEAQQVSGALGQ
- a CDS encoding YceD family protein — its product is MESIYVPSLLKAPQKTEVIDFKQFIPELETLMPVRGTVSVAHEGTYLQISATLEAIVTLTCDRCLQQYNHRLNISPEEVIWLDVNAGRVDDLPLEQEVLSEELTESLHPEGHFDPQDWVYEQLCLALPHRKLCRQDCGGIDVETATPPIIDRRWAALQDLKGKLPSEPTR
- the yidC gene encoding membrane protein insertase YidC, whose translation is MDFGVGFLSNNVMLPILDLFYGIVPSYGLAIVALTLVIRFALYPLSAKSIRSMRRMRVAQPAMQKRVKEVQERYKDDPAKQQEEMSAVYKEFGNPLAGCLPILVQMPVLFALFATLRGSPFADIGYQVDVEIFPREQIERIQPQVYTSDPKNIYVTDGVHKQIAAVLPAGNRLVVGEQVNLEFQSLDGTPLQQLLQDYDNPEVKPQWQIKDGENRVNIREDGTLEALQPGKVTLEGKIPGLAAEKGFLFIQALGRVGATGDNGEIHWDIVGMVLFFGLSLYLNQILSGQGQDSNANPQQQTISKLTPVIFSGMFLFFPLPAGVLMYMVVANIFQTLQTFILSREPLPENLQKIVDAQEKAKAKEGSRQELPFEPKRKKKAGQS
- the tsaD gene encoding tRNA (adenosine(37)-N6)-threonylcarbamoyltransferase complex transferase subunit TsaD translates to MTTILAIETSCDETAVAIVKKRQVLSSIVTSQIETHRRYGGVVPEVASRQHLELLGEAIAQSLDQANLHPSQLDGIAATCTPGLVGSLLVGVMAAKTLALVHEKPFLGVHHLEGHLYASYLTDPSLEPPFLCLLVSGGHTSLIHVKTCGDYETLGQTRDDAAGEAFDKVARLLKLGYPGGPEIDRLAQEGNPDAFPLPEGRVKLPGGGIHPYDASYSGLKTAVMRLVQKLEATGAELPVADLAASFQKTVVRSLVKRTLRCALDHNLTTIAVGGGVAANRGLRTALTAAAEAQGLRVLFPPMSYCTDNAAMIGCAASEHLSRGHTSPLTLGVRSRLPVSEAMTLYART
- a CDS encoding DUF2808 domain-containing protein, with the protein product MKRWLSASLIIGALAVAAPPEVTAQGLPGFTLFGGPRRENQLSFRLDYGRTGHPRDRYRLRIPADKMSFAVNQFSIDYPDYYDGQFDVNLNPDREPHRQPVQVRVRQNRDYEVIPLEDVIWDEENQVIEIYPVEPISAGNDIEIVFSNVRNPRFGGMYYFNARVFSPGDLPMARYLGTWVLNISPR
- a CDS encoding SH3 domain-containing protein; the protein is MNLSNLAKFILGFTLAIALTIGGAVAASLYLVARLTALPPRPEFETAETQTATPVSTTPEAEATPEPEPTPEPEPTPDPGLYEARVTWPEGLLLRDNPSYDAASLGGIAFNERVTVLEDAQGGAWQRVRSQSSNQEGWVVGGNLEDTGSP